Proteins encoded in a region of the Rutidosis leptorrhynchoides isolate AG116_Rl617_1_P2 chromosome 9, CSIRO_AGI_Rlap_v1, whole genome shotgun sequence genome:
- the LOC139866163 gene encoding light-inducible protein CPRF2-like: protein MDRMFSVDDIAGHFWSPSPADVNGAGDEDESSSSSSASKNNNNNKSTMMNRSMSEWAFQRFIQETSSQLPESSSTKDQSNDDPAAAFVEITDQDEIKDKKKSTTISATETSSFAPPNVPIDSEEYQDYLKSRLDLACAAVALTRASSVKPQDFAALPDNGSQASNTSQLGYQTPPKVSGFDTKGPGKDGGAPVGIPSLPAIQKKLTIPVKSATSGSSRELTDDEELDGDTETTQNMDPTDVKRVRRMLSNRESARRSRRRKQAHLTELETQVSELRVENSSLLKRLTDISQKYNEDAVDNRVLKADVETMRAKVKMAEESVKRITGFNPMVQTMSDMSTMGPMPSYSCSPSDASADTSVQDDMIPQHFYQNQPTANSTNHHIPATRGPQNTMVNLPPVESVQNPNPVISEVGQQKIGRTASMQLVASLVHLQKRFRGNVGGSSCGTTQGGGDR, encoded by the exons ATGGATAGGATGTTTTCAGTGGACGATATTGCGGGCCACTTTTGGTCACCATCGCCGGCCGATGTCAACGGCGCCGGCGATGAGGAtgagtcatcttcatcatcatcagcatctaaaaacaacaacaataataagtcAACTATGATGAATAGGAGCATGTCTGAATGGGCATTTCAACGATTTATACAAGAAACATCTTCACAACTACCTGAATCTTCATCTACTAAAGATCAAAGTAATGATGATCCTGCTGCTGCTTTTGTAGAGATTACAGATCAAGATGAAATTAAAGATAAGAAGAAGTCAACAACGATTTCTGCAACTGAAACGTCATCGTTTGCTCCTCCTAATGTTCCGATTGATTCGGAGGAGTATCAGGATTACCTAAAAAGTCGTCTTGATCTTGCGTGTGCAGCTGTTGCTTTAACTAGG GCATCTTCTGTAAAACCTCAAGATTTCGCAGCTTTACCTGACAATGGATCACAGGCGTCCAACACCTCACAATTGGGATACCAGACTCCTCCTAAAG TATCAGGGTTTGATACAAAGGGACCAGGTAAGGATGGCGGTGCACCAGTCGGGATCCCTTCTTTGCCTGCAATACAAAAGAAGCTGACAATTCCTGTGAAGTCAGCGACAAGTGGGTCGTCACGAGAACTAACCGATGATGAAGAGCTTGATGGAGATACAGAAACAACTCAGAATATGGACCCTACAGATGTGAAACGTGTTAGAAG aaTGCTATCCAACAGAGAATCTGCCAGACGTTCAAGAAGAAGAAAGCAGGCCCATTTGACTGAACTTGAGACTCAG GTATCTGAACTAAGGGTCGAGAACTCTTCATTATTGAAGCGTCTCACTGATATAAGCCAGAAGTACAATGAAGATGCTGTCGATAACAGAGTCCTGAAAGCTGATGTTGAGACAATGAGAGCAAAG GTGAAGATGGCTGAAGAAAGTGTCAAAAGAATTACAGGGTTTAACCCAATGGTTCAAACCATGTCCGATATGTCAACAATGGGGCCCATGCCATCTTATTCGTGTAGCCCATCTGATGCATCCGCAGACACATCAGTACAAGATGACATGATCCCGCAACACTTCTACCAGAACCAACCTACTGCCAACTCCACCAATCACCATATACCCGCCACTCGTGGGCCCCAAAACACCATGGTTAACCTTCCGCCTGTCGAAAGTGTTCAAAACCCTAATCCCGTAATTTCAGAAGTGGGACAACAGAAGATCGGTAGAACGGCTTCAATGCAACTTGTCGCCAGTTTGGTACATTTGCAAAAACGGTTTCGGGGAAATGTTGGCGGCTCGTCTTGTGGGACCACCCAAGGAGGCGGTGACCGCTAG